A genome region from Gadus chalcogrammus isolate NIFS_2021 chromosome 5, NIFS_Gcha_1.0, whole genome shotgun sequence includes the following:
- the pole2 gene encoding DNA polymerase epsilon subunit 2, translating to MDVLRKIKTKVSADFKMRGLMLRPDASKYLVEILESVNPNELEDVIEKILDAVEKQPLSSSMIELNVMETAVQDCSQSCDENIDNVFNIIGAFDVPRYIYSVERKKFVPINMTKHPAPSLCGVARDKAELFRERYTILQQRTHRHELFTLPAIGSAVDESRNKFQLKTIEALLGSTAKLGEVIVLGMITQLKEGKFFLEDLTGTVQLDMSKAQFHNGLYTESCFVLAEGWYEDSLFHVNAFGFPPTEPSSTTRAYYGNLNFFGGPSTTSVKASAKLKHLEEENEDAMFVVLSDVWLDSVEVMEKIHTMFSGYATVPPTCFIFCGNFSSAPYGKTQIKSLKESLKTLADAICSYPSIHTSSRFVFVPGPEDPGPSTILPRPPLADHITEDFRERVPFSVFTTNPCRIQYCSQEIVIIREDLVNKMCRNCVRMPTNSLDIPNHFVKTILSQGHLTPLPLYVSPVFWAYDYALRVYPVPDVIIFADKYDPFSITNAECLCINPGSFPRSGFTFKVYYPSNRTVEDSKLQGL from the exons ATGGATGTTCTTCGCAAAATTAAGACAAAAGTTTCCGCAGACTTCAAGATGCGAGGACTCATGCTTCGTCC AGATGCTAGTAAATACCTTGTGGAAATCCTGGAGTCTGTCAATCCAAACGAGCTGGAGGATGTTATTGAAAAGATATTGGATGCTGTGGAAAAGCAACCAC TTTCCTCTTCTATGATCGAGCTGAATGTCATGGAAACTGCTGTTCAGGACTGCAGTCAGTCGTGTGATGAAAACAT AGACAATGTGTTCAACATTATTGGAGCATTTGATGTGCCCAGATACATCTACAGTGTTGAGCGGAAGAAATTTGTACC CATCAATATGACCAAGCATCCAGCTCCCAGTCTGTGTGGTGTAGCAAGGGACAAGGCTGAGCTTTTCAGAGAACGCTACACCATCCTACAACAG CGAACACATCGACATGAGCTCTTTACCCTACCGGCGATAGGCTCTGCCGTCGACGAGAGTAGAAACAAGTTCCAG CTGAAGACCATTGAGGCGCTCTTGGGCAGCACAGCGAAACTGGGAGAGGTCATCGTGCTGGGGATGATCACGCAGCTGAAAGAG GGTAAATTCTTCCTTGAGGACCTCACTGGTACCGTACAGCTGGACATGTCCAAAGCA CAGTTCCATAATGGCCTGTACACAGAATCCTGCTTTGTGCTAGCAGAGG GCTGGTATGAGGACTCGTTGTTCCATGTCAACGCCTTTGGCTTCCCACCTACAGAACCTTCTTCAACAACTAG AGCTTACTATGGAAACTTGAACTTCTTTGGTGGCCCGTCAACAACGTCAGTCAAAGCGTCTGCGAAGCTGAAGCATTTGGAAGAAGAGAATGAGGACGCCATGTTTGTAGTCCTATCTGATGTGTGGCTGGACAGTGTTGAGGTGATGGAGAAAATTCACACCATGTTCTCAG GCTATGCTACAGTGCCTCCTACCTGTTTCATCTTTTGTGGAAACTTCTCCTCTGCTCCCTATGGGAAAACACAGATCAAATCACTCAAAG AATCTTTGAAGACTCTTGCTGATGCAATCTGCTCCTATCCCAGCATTCACACCAG TAGCCGCTTCGTCTTCGTACCAGGTCCTGAAGACCCGGGCCCCAGCACAATTTTACCACG GCCTCCGTTGGCTGACCACATCACGGAGGACTTCCGAGAGAGGGTTCCCTTCTCTGTGTTCACCACCAACCCATGCAG GATTCAGTACTGCAGCCAGGAGATTGTGATCATCAGGGAAGACCTGGTCAACAAGATGTGCCGAAACTGTGTCCGCATGCCGACCAACAGCCTGGACATCCCCAACCAT TTTGTGAAGACCATCCTCTCCCAGGGCCACCTGACACCCCTGCCCCTGTACGTGAGCCCCGTGTTCTGGGCGTACGACTACGCGCTGCGGGTCTACCCGGTCCCCGACGTCATCATCTTTGCAGACAAGTACGACCCCTTCAGCATCACCAACGCAGAATGCCTCTGCATCAACCCG GGTTCATT
- the LOC130382558 gene encoding uncharacterized protein LOC130382558, which translates to MGSSLSLSRSKKIAPVCVVEINVSKRETESPEETVAPAPRSPGDVRNSFRRFKFPNFTNGSNFSKVDCRRRGSPRSTEKDDEHRGKPERTPAACDDEHGNISKTKNGHNKKSFVRSRTYGLCTFKRVSSNTELNPTTTPSQAFTSSNESRRQECGWEDVNKNGNSVFSHVRKHAPAAGSDHEHRGLGPSRSCVEQVLKTGNDSSFANCLNTPVTTPVILYDGSEEELMDTIEREFS; encoded by the exons ATGGGTAGCAGTCTGAGTCTGAGCAGAAGTAAAAAGatcgcacctgtgtgtgtggtcgaaATAAACGTTTCCAAAAGAGAAACCGAGTCGCCGGAGGAAACAGTCGCCCCTGCTCCGAGATCTCCCGGGGATGTGAGGAATTCTTTCAGGCGATTTAAATTCCCAAACTTTACAAACGGTAGCAACTTTTCCAAAGTGGACTGTAGAAGACGCGGATCGCCTCGATCCACCGAGAAGGATGATGAACATCGAGGGAAACCGGAGCGAACTCCTGCTGCTTGTGATGATGAGCATGGGAATATTTCTAAAACCAAGAATGGACATAATAAGAAGTCTTTCGTCAGATCCAGGACGTACGGCCTGTGCACTTTTAAACGAGTCAGCTCCAACACGGAGTTAAACCCCACGACGACTCCATCGCAAGCGTTCACTTCCAGCAATGAGTCGCGTCGCCAAGAATGTGGTTGGGAAGACGTAAACAAGAATGGGAACAGTGTGTTCAGCCACGTGAGGAAACACGCACCAGCCGCAGGCTCCGACCACGAGCACAGA GGCTTGGGTCCAAGTCGTTCTTGTGTGGAACAAGTTCTCAAAACAGGAAACGACTC ATCTTTTGCCAACTGCCTGAACACCCCAGTGACCACGCCCGTCATTCTGTATGATGGCTCtgaggaggagctgatggatACTATCGAGAGGGAATTCAGCTGA
- the LOC130382557 gene encoding kelch domain-containing protein 1-like: MTERHRSELVAQERSGHTAVVEDNLLYVWGGYVTIADDEVFLPNFEIWIYDMDRGLWEMSSMRGDVPPAMSGTCGCSLNGHLYIFGGCDSNGQTNEIYSVNLLDGKYTWKKISKASGAPPSPRDKLSCWVFGGRITFFGGYGHKLRNDINRSNFILDEASWVDDVYWGWNNEVHVFDPNHASWTEPQTNGRPPAPRAAHASATLGSKGYVCGGRVMETRTNDVHCLDLETWTWAEIVSPLSAVPVGRSWHSLTAVADSSLFLFGGLSVDCKPMSDGWLLNVETKKWQEISHPYENKPRLWHTASAGKDSDVIVFGGSCDYILLVDTGHCNDALVFQTEPYPLFRSCVDYIAKNVSICKMLGDQIPLLPSKLQHIVHRRMSYYRPPKNRTLLE; this comes from the exons ATGACTGAGAGGCATCGTTCAGAACTGGTGGCCCAGGAGCGGAGTGGACACACGGCTGTAGTGGAAGACAACCTCCTGTACGTGTGGGGAGGCTACGTG ACAATTGCTGACGATGAAGTTTTTCTACCAAATTTTGAAATCTGGATCTATGACATGGACCGAGGCCTATG GGAAATGTCCTCCATGAGGGGAGATGTGCCACCAGCCATGTCAGGCACCTGTGGCTGCTCTTTAAATGGACATCTGTACATATTTGGAGGTTGTGACAGCAATGGCCAGACCAATGAG ATATACAGTGTCAACCTTCTGGATGGGAAATACACTTGGAAGAAGATCTCTAAAGCGTCTGgtgctcctccctcacctcgAGACAAACTGTCCTGCTGGGTCTTTGGTGGCAG gATCACATTCTTTGGAGGATATGGGCACAAACTACGAAATGACATCAACAGGAGCAACTTCATCCTGGACGAGGCATCGTGG GTGGACGACGTCTACTGGGGCTGGAACAACGAAGTCCATGTGTTCGACCCCAATCATGCCAGTTGGACGGAGCCCCAGACTAAT ggccgcccccccgcccccagggcTGCCCATGCCAGCGCCACCCTGGGTTCTAAAGGATACGTTTGTGGAGGAAGAGTGATG GAAACGAGGACCAATGATGTCCACTGTTTGGACCTTGAGACATGGACATGGGCGGAAAT AGTCTCCCCGCTCTCAGCTGTTCCAGTAGGCAGATCTTGGCATTCACTCACTGCGGTTGCTGATAGCTCCTTATTCCTGTTTGGAGGACTAAGTGTGGACTGCAAACCAATGA GTGACGGCTGGCTGCTTAATGTTGAAACAAAGAAATGGCAGGAGATTAGCCACCCTTACGAGAACAAGCCAAG GTTGTGGCACACAGCCAGTGCAGGCAAGGACTCCGATGTGATCGTGTTTGGTGGAAGTTGTGACTACATACTTCTAGTTGATACA GGTCATTGCAATGATGCACTAGTTTTTCAGACCGAGCCATATCCTCTATTCag GTCTTGTGTGGATTACATTGCTAAGAACGTCAGTATATGCAAGATGCTTGGAGACCAGATTCCTCTCCTGCCCTCCAAGCTTCAACACATAGTGCACAGGAGAATGAGTTATTACAGGCCACCGAAGAACAGAACACTACTTGAATGA